The following is a genomic window from Thioclava electrotropha.
CGCGCTGGTCTCGATCTCGGACGATCCGGCCGCCGGGCGTTTGAACGTGCAGGCCGGCCGGTCGAGCTTCAACCTCGCCACGTTGCCGAAGGAAGACTTCCCGGTGATGGCCTCCTCGGAATACACCGCGAATTTCACGGCCAAGGCCGGGGTGCTCAAGCGCCTGTTCGACAAGTCGAAATTCGCGATATCGACCGAAGAGACCCGCTATTACCTCAACGGCGTCTATATGCATATCGCGACCGGCGAAGACGGTCAGGTGCTGCGCTGCGTCGCGACAGACGGTCACCGTTTGGCGCGTATCGATTCCGGCCTACCGGAAGGCGCCTCGGGCATGCCCGGCGTGATCGTACCGCGCAAAACGGTGAACGAGCTTCGCAAGCTGCTGGAAGATGACGATCAGGAAATCGCGGTCTCAGTGTCGGAAACCAAGGTCCGTTTCGCGACCCCGGTGATCACGCTGACCTCGAAGGTCATCGACGGCACCTTCCCCGATTACACCCGCGTCATCCCGACCGGAAACACCCGCCAGCTGGAAGTCGACGCGTCCGAATTCGCGAAAGCGGTGGACCGTGTGGCAACCGTCTCGTCGGAGCGTTCGCGCGCGGTGAAACTGGCGCTGGAAGCCGACAAGCTGGTGCTCTCGGTCAACGCTCCGGATGCCGGTGCTGCGGAAGAAGAGCTGGTCGTGGCCTATGCCGACGAGCCGCTGGAGATCGGTTTCAACGCGAAATACCTGCTCGAAATCGCGAGCCAGGTCGATCGCGAGAATGCCGTCTTCCTGTTCAACTCCTCGGGCGATCCGACCCTGATGCGCGAAGGTGGCGACACCTCCGCGGTCTATGTGGTCATGCCGATGCGCGTGTGACATCCGCCGGGAGCCTCCGGCGGGGATATTTTGACCAACACGAAGAGGCGCGATGCTGCGTGAGCTGAAGATATTGCAGTTCCGCTCGCATCGCCGTGCCGAGATTGTGCTCGATGGGCGGCCCGTGGCGATCTACGGGCCGAACGGTGCGGGCAAAACGAATATCCTCGAGGCGGTCTCTCTGCTCTCGCCGGGGCGCGGGTTGCGCCGCGCGCAGGCCGATGAGTTGATGCGCCGCGCCGAGGCCGTGGGCTGGAAGCTGCGCGCCGTCACCGACACCCATGAGATCGAAACCTCCGCCCTGCCCGGTGAATCCCGCCGCGTCGAGATCGACGGCAAGGCGGCACCGCAGGTCGCACTGGCGCAGATCCTGCGGGTGCTGTGGCTGGTGCCCTCGATGGACCGGCTCTGGATCGAAGGGGCCGAAGGGCGCAGGCGGTTTCTCGACCGGATGGTGATGAGCTTCACCCCCGCCCATGCCGAGGTGACGCTCGCCTACGAGAAAGCGATGCGCGAGCGTAACCGACTGCTGAAAGACATGGTGCGCGACCCGAACTGGTATCACGCTCTGGAGGCGCAGATGGCCGAGGCGGGCGCGGCGATCCGGGCGAACCGGACCGAGGCCCTGACGCGGATCATGCAGGCGCAGGCCGATGCGGCGACGGCATTTCCCGCGGCGCATC
Proteins encoded in this region:
- the recF gene encoding DNA replication/repair protein RecF (All proteins in this family for which functions are known are DNA-binding proteins that assist the filamentation of RecA onto DNA for the initiation of recombination or recombinational repair.), whose amino-acid sequence is MLRELKILQFRSHRRAEIVLDGRPVAIYGPNGAGKTNILEAVSLLSPGRGLRRAQADELMRRAEAVGWKLRAVTDTHEIETSALPGESRRVEIDGKAAPQVALAQILRVLWLVPSMDRLWIEGAEGRRRFLDRMVMSFTPAHAEVTLAYEKAMRERNRLLKDMVRDPNWYHALEAQMAEAGAAIRANRTEALTRIMQAQADAATAFPAAHLVLENEGPEDLAAALDANRPRDMAAGRTLEGPHRADLLATYVEKDAPAAQCSTGEQKALLISLILANARALAGEDVVLLLDEVAAHLDSGRRAALYDEICAMGAQVMMTGTGAELFEALGPRGQYLEVIEGPQGSEVREVTP
- the dnaN gene encoding DNA polymerase III subunit beta; protein product: MKFSIERAALLKAVSQAQSVVERRNTIPILANVLIEAEGDTVQFRATDLDIEVVDKAPAQVEQAGATTVSAVMLHEIVRKLPDGALVSISDDPAAGRLNVQAGRSSFNLATLPKEDFPVMASSEYTANFTAKAGVLKRLFDKSKFAISTEETRYYLNGVYMHIATGEDGQVLRCVATDGHRLARIDSGLPEGASGMPGVIVPRKTVNELRKLLEDDDQEIAVSVSETKVRFATPVITLTSKVIDGTFPDYTRVIPTGNTRQLEVDASEFAKAVDRVATVSSERSRAVKLALEADKLVLSVNAPDAGAAEEELVVAYADEPLEIGFNAKYLLEIASQVDRENAVFLFNSSGDPTLMREGGDTSAVYVVMPMRV